The sequence TGTCACGAACGGACGTGCAGACGCGCCGCCAGGGATCACTTGCATCATTGGGGTTTCGACTTCCATGAAACCTTTTTCCACCATGAAGCTGCGGATGCCAGACATCACTTGCGAACGCACTTTGAACGTATTGCGAGATTCGTCGTTAGCGATCAGGTCCAGATAACGCTGGCGATAACGGGTCTCCTGATCAGCCAGGCCGTGGAATTTATCTGGCAGCGGACGCAGTGCTTTGGTCAGTAAACGCAGTTCGCTACAGTGGATAGACAGCTCGCCGGTTTTGGTTTTAAACAGTTTACCGCGTGCACCCAGGATATCGCCCAGATCCCACTTTTTGAACTCTTCGTTATAAACGCCTTCCGGCAGATCATCACGGGAAACGTACAACTGAATACGACCACCGACATCTTGCAGTGTCACGAATGATGCTTTGCCCATGATGCGGCGGGTCATCATGCGACCGGCAACGGTTACTTCGATATTCAGTGCTTCTAACTCTTCGTTCTCTTTGCTGCCATACTCAGCATGCAACTGGTCAGAGAGGTGCTCGCGGCGGAAATCATTTGGGAAAGCAATCCCTTTTTCCCGCAGCACTGCCAGTTTTTCTCGACGAGCTTGTAACTCACTATTGAGTTCTTGCGCTTGCTCAGCGACTTGCGTTTTTTGCTCTGACATCTCAGTTCCTTATAGCCCGGCTTTCAAACTTGCTTCGATGAATTTGTCCAGATCACCATCCAGTACCGCTTGCGTGTTGCGTGTTTCCACACCGGTACGCAAATCTTTGATACGTGAGTCATCTAGTACATAAGAACGGATCTGGCTGCCCCAACCGATATCGGACTTGTTATCTTCCAGAACCTGTTTATCAGCATTTTTCTTTTGCATCTCAAACTCATACAGCTTCGCTTTCAACTGTTTCATCGCTTGATCTTTGTTTTTATGCTGAGAACGGTCATTCTGACACTGAGTCACAATATTGGTTGGAATATGGGTAATACGTACCGCAGATTCCGTTTTGTTAACATGTTGACCACCCGCACCAGATGCGCGGTAAACGTCAATACGCAAGTCTGCCGGGTTGATTTCGATATCAATGTCGTCGTCAACTTCAGGATAGACAAAGGCAGAACTGAAAGAGGTATGACGGCGGCCACCAGAGTCAAATGGGCTTTTACGTACCAGGCGATGTACGCCAGTTTCAGTACGTAACCAGCCAAATGCATATTCACCGATGATTTTGATCGTGGCAGACTTCAGGCCCGCGACATCGCCATCCGACTCTTCAATGATTTCAGTTTTGAAACCTTTGGATTCAGCCCAGCGCAGATACATGCGCAGCAACATGCTGGCCCAGTCCTGAGCTTCTGTACCACCGGAGCCTGCTTGCAGATCCAGGTAGCAGTTGGCGCTATCATATTCACCAGAGAACATACGGCGGAATTCAAGCTGGCCCAGCTTGCCATCAAGGATATCTAACTCAGCAACCGCTTCGTTAAACGTCTCTTCGTCGTCAGCTTCAATCGCCAGTTCTAGCAAGCCAGTGACGTCTTCCATGCCTTGATCCAATTGATCAATAGTGGTGACTATCTCTTCCAGCGCAGAACGCTCTTTACCCAGCGCTTGGGCGCGCTCAGGTTCATTCCAGACGTCGGGCTGTTCCAGCTCGGCGTTTACTTCTTCCAGTCGCTCTTTCTTGGCATCATAGTCAAAGATACCCCCTGAGAACGGCTGTCCGATCAGACAGGTCCTGAATTCGGTTTTTTACCGGGTTTATTTCAAACATGATTTAAAGTCTTACGTTGAGTCGTCGATGACGGAATGTCATTAGAACCGGTAATTCTAGCGGATCTCAACGACGGTTTATAGCAAGTTGACTATATTTCCTGCTTACTGAGAATTACAGCCGTGTTACCAGTCAGTATTACCCCGAATCACTGGCAGAGGTGAGCAATTCGGGTTGTGTTTAGTCATGAGCTAATAAGGCCACAAGTGCTGAATCAATAACTGGACACTACGGTTACCGCGGTACTCATTAATATCGAGTTTATAAGCGAGCTTAACTTCACGCACGCTGCTGTCCGGCCATAGGGTGGTATCGATATTAAAAGCAATGCCATCCAGTAACGGCCCACCATTCAATGGCTCAATCATGAGCTTCAGGTGGCGCTCCCCCACCAGCCGCTGTTGCAGAATGCGAAATTTGCCGTCAAATATTGGTTCTGGGAAAGATTGCCCCCACGGGCCACCATCGCGCAGTAACTCTGCGGTTTCGATTGATAAGTCGCCACCTTTCAGCTCTCCATCAGACCAGATAACGCCTTCTAATTGAGAAGCGTCCATCCATTCACCGACTAAATCTGCAAAGCATTGGCGGAACTGATCAAATTTATCCTGCTCTAGCGATAATCCGGCGGCCATGGCATGCCCACCAAACTTGAGAATCAATCCAGGGTTCAAGGTGTCGAGGCGCTCAAGAGCATCGCGCATATGTAAACCGGCAACACTGCGGCCCGATCCTTTCAGTAAGCCATCCCCCGCAGGGGCAAAAGCGATGACCGGCCGATGAAAGCGCTCTTTAATCCGTGAGGCCAGAATCCCTACCACCCCCTGATGCCACTCCGGATGATACATCGCGATGCCGTAAGGTAGTTCAGTACTGGTGCGCTCCAATTGGTCACACAGTTGCAGGGCTTCGACCTGCATACCTTGTTCTATCTCGCGGCGGGTCTGATTTAGCGTATCAAGATCGATTGCCAGCGCGCGGGCCTGAGCAATATCGTCACTAAGAAGTAGCGCCACCCCAATAGACATATCATCCAAACGCCCTGCGGCATTTAGCCGTGGGCCGAGAGAGAAGCCCAAATCGTTCGCAGCCAGTTGGCGGGCATCGCGATTTGCCACCTCCAGCAATGCACGAATTCCCGGACGGCATTTTCCCGCACGAATGCGGCTTAGGCCTTGGTGAACCAGAATTCGGTTATTGGCATCCAGCGGTACCACATCAGCCACTGTGCCGAGTGCCACTAAATCCAGCAACTCAGCCAAGTTGGGTATGGCCAGCGCACGTTGCTCAAACCAGCCGCTGTCCCTGAGGCGGGCGCGTAACGCCAGCATCAGATAAAAGGTGACCCCAACCCCTGCCAGCGATTTGGACAGAAAATCACATCCGGCCAGATTCGGGTTAATGATGGCTTCCGCTGCAGGTAAGGTTTCACCAGGCAAATGGTGATCGGTAACCAGCACCTGAATCCCCTTGGCATGGGCCAACTCCACCCCTGCATGGGAGGAAATTCCATTATCTACAGTGACAATCAGTTCTGCCCCACGGGCAGCAACTTGCTCAACCACTTCAGGACTAAGCCCATAGCCATCTTCAAAACGATTCGGCACCAGATAATCAATATTACTGCCGCCCATGCTACGTAATGCGAGCACCGCCAACGCAGTACTGGTTGCGCCATCGGCATCAAAATCACCGACGATCACGATGCGCCGCCTCTCTGCCAGCGCTTGCTGCAGCAGAGTGACTCCCGCATCAATGCCGTCTAGTTGCTGCCATGCCAACAGCCCTTTGACGCCACGCTCTAGCTCTTCGGCACTTTTTACGCCGCGACTGGCGTAGAGACGGCGCAGCAACGGATGCAATTGTGGCGGCAAATGGCTGTCATCTGCCGCCTCACGACGACGAAGTTGAGTTTTCAATGTCACGGGCGATTAACCCGCCGCTTTTGCGGAAGCCTGATGCTTATTCAGCATCTGTAACATCTCTTTTGGCTCCATATAACCCGGAACGACAGTGCCATTTTGCAGCACAATGGCTGGCGTTCCCTGAATACCAAACTGCACACCTAGCTGGTAATGCTTGCTGATATCGGTTTTACAGGTTGCCGGTGAGATTTCGGTGCCTTTCATCGCATCATCAAATGCTTTATTACGATCGGCCATGCACCAGATAGAGCGCATATCTTTTTCCGCCTGGGAGCTTAAACCCTGACGCGGAAAGGCCAGATAACGCACGGTAATCCCCAGCGCGTTATACTCTTTCATCTGCTCGTGTAATTTATGGCAGTAGCCGCAGGTGATGTCGGTAAACACGGTAACAACGTGCTTCTCCTGCGGCGCTTTGTACACGATCATTTCGCCGCTCAATGCATTAAGTCGTTTCACCAGCGACTGATTGGTCACATTCACCGGCTGGCTACCACTTACGTCATACAGCGGGCCTTGCAATAGATGTTTGCCATCCGCCGAAATATAAAGCACACCACTTTCAGTCATTACCGTACTCAAACCGGGGATCGGCGACGGTTGGATATCCGCTTGCTGAATATCGAGTTTTTTCAGTGTCTGCTGGATAGCAGTATCGTCAGCATGAGCCAAACCAGTGAGGGCCGCGATTAACATCGGCAGCAGTAATAAACTTTTTTTCATATAAAAATCCTATCCTTTTCCACGCGGCAATTATGCGCGCGGATGATGCTGTTGATGTAGCTGCTTCAAACGTTCAGTCGCTACATGGGTATAAATCTGGGTCGTCGACAGATCACTGTGGCCCAGTAACATTTGTACCACACGTAGATCCGCACCATGATTCAACAGATGGGTGGCAAAAGCATGCCGCAATACGTGGGGCGAAAGCCGTTCACTATCAATACCGGCAAGGATCGCATAGTGTTTGATTCGATGCCAGAAAGTCTGGCGGGTCATTTGCTGACTGCGGTTGCTGGGGAACAGCACATCCAGCGACTGACCATTGATAAGCCACGGTCGCCCGTGATCCATGTAATTCTCAATCCAGTACACAGCCTCTTCGCCCAAAGGCACTAGCCGCTCTTTATTGCCTTTACCAATCACCCGCACCACGCCCTGGCGCAAGCTTACATCGCTGATTGTCAGCCCGACCAGTTCAGACACCCGCAAGCCAGTAGCATAGAGCACTTCCAGCATCGCTTTATCACGCAACTCCAGCGGGATATCAACATTGGGTGAATTGAGCAATGTATCAACCTGCGCCTCACTGAGATCTTTCGGTAAACGTTGCGGCAGCTTAGGTGATGAAAGTATGGCTGTCGGGTCATCGTCACGTAATTTTTCGCGATATAAATATTGAAACAACCGCCGCATCGCACTGAGCAAGCGGGCGGAACTAGTGGCTTTATATCCACCCTCAATGCGCTCAGCAAGGAAAGATTGCAACTCCTGCGAACCGGCGCGCAATAAATCACTGCCGTGATGATCTAACCATCCGGTTAATGCATGTAAGTCCAAACGGTATGACGCCAGCGTATTCTCCGCCAGATTCCGCTCTAGCCACAAAGCATCAAGAAACTGTTCAATCAGCGGGTTATTTTGCTGTTGCATTGCTGTTGCTCTCTTTGATTGAACTCAGCCGCCATTATGCCTGATGACGGGACAAATCTGGTACACTCGATGCTATTCCTTATTAGTAATGCTATGGCTATACATCATGAAGATTGGTCTCTTTTACGGCTCCAGCACCTGTTATACCGAAATGGTGGCAGAAAAAATCCGCGATATTCTCGGCGAAGATTTGGTTGATTTACATAATCTGAAGGATGTCAGCCCCCGCTTGATGGAGGAGTACTCCATCCTGATTTTGGGCATTCCCACCTGGGATTTCGGGGAGTTACAGGAGGACTGGGAAGCTATCTGGCCACAGTTAACAGCGCTTAATCTCAAGGGAAAGATTGTCGCCATGTATGGTATGGGAGATCAATTCGGTTATAGCGAATGGTTCCTTGATGCCCTTGGCATGTTGTATCACCATATTGCGCCACTGGGCGTGAAATTTATCGGTTTTTGGCCAACGGCAGGGTTTGAATTTACCAGCCCTAAACCGCTCAGTACCGATGGTGAACACTTTGTCGGCCTGGCGTTGGATGAGGTCAATCAATACGATTTGAGTGACGCGCGGATCGAGCAGTGGTGCGAGCAGATCCTGTTAGAGATGGACGCCCTGCTTTAATTACCCCAACACTAAAAATCAATAAATATCCTCCGGCATAGCCGGAGGTTTTTCATATGCGCCTATAAGGCTCTCTTACCTGCCGCGCCCTAACAGGCGCATCGCGATCTGACATTTGCATCACAATTCGTTACTTACGGCCCGTAAACGGGCTACCCGGATAGGGGATCGACAACTGCTCACCCATTTTATCCTCTTCCAGTTGGTGTTTTATGTATTCTTGTATCCTGGCTGTATTTTTACCCACCGTATCAACGTAATACCCTCGACACCAAAACTCCCGGTTACGATATTTGAACTTCAAATCGCCAAACTGCTCATAAAGCATCAGGCTACTCTTTCCCTTTAGGTATCCCATAAAGCCCGACACACTCATCTTGGGTGGGATTTCCAGAAGCATATGGATGTGATCCACACAACATTCCGCTTCCAGAATATTCACGTTCTTCCATTCGCACAGCTTTCTTAAAATACTGCCAATCGCTTTGCGCTTTTCCCCGTAGAACACCTGTCTTCGGTACTTCGGCGCAAATACTATGTGATATTTACAGTTCCATCGCGTGTGCGCTAAGCTCTTTTCGTCCCTCATAGGGACCCCCTTTTGATTTCTTGTTGAACGTTTGCAGTTGCCAGACCGCAAACTGTTTTAACAAATCAAAAGGGGTTTTTATAACTGACTCAAAGCTGAAAGCTTTACGGAACCCCCAGCCTAGCTGGGGGTTTTCTGTGCACAAAAAAACGGGCACTCGTGTGCCCGATTTAATCCAATTTTACTTCCACAACCGGAATTTATCTTGAGAGCTGCCCCCCGCTGGCGTGGCTTCGATCGACATCTCTTCAGCTTTAACTTCGGCTTCCGTGTTCGTTGACTCACTATTTTTGGCGCCAGTAAAGCGTTGTGGTGAGGCCACTTGATACCAGTCGAGTCTTCGTGTGAGTACCATCACTGCCGCCAAAACAATAAACAGCAATCCGGCCCCCAGTAGCAGCGCATTATCTTCGGATTGCAGCAAGCCAAACAACACCCCGTACAGCAGTAATAGGCCACCGGCAAACAGCAGACCACGTAACCAGCCGCCCAAAACAGCACTCAGATAGATAGCAATCAGTGCGCTGCAACTCAGACTGGCGATAATATAAGCCAAGGTAAAACCAAGGTGCTCTGAGAACGCCAGCAGCATCAGATAGAACAGTACCAGCGCCGCACCCACTAGCAAGTATTGAATCGGATGGACACGCAGTGAGGTTAGGCTTTCAAACAGGAAGAAGCTGAAAAATGTCAGGCCGATAAACAAAATGGCATATTTGATCGCACGCTCAGTGAGTTGATAGTGGTCAACTGGCTCAATCAGGCTGGTGGTGAAAGCCGGTAACTCATTGATATCAAAAAGTGCTCCGTCGCTGGCAAAGTTAATATTCATGCTATTGGCCAGCCAATTACTGCTCCAGTGCGCACGGAAACCATTTTCATCCACTTTGCGCTGCATCGGCAGGAACTCGCCGACAAAATTAGGGTGTGGCCAGTTGCTCTGCAAGGTCAGCTCACTGCTACGGCCAACCGGTACCACCGAGAGGCTATTGGTGCCCATCAGGGTCAGTTTAAAGTCGATATCAAATTTGCCCTGCTGAATCTGTGCCCGTGTCAGCGGGACATGCACCCCTTGCGCGGCGCGCCCCAGAAAAGCCCCCGGTTCGAAGTTGATTTTTTCACGACCCAAGGTCAGCGGCGAAATCTGCTGGATACCCCGTGAATCACTCAGCGCCAATACCAGTGACGGTGCGCCGATGATGACCCCCTCACGATCTAAATCATCCAGTGAGGAGGGTTCAAATTGACCATGAAAATAAAGCTCCCCCTGATATACCTGAGCCTTATAAATACCCAGTTGGCGCACTTCTACATTTGGCGCGCCCTTGACTGTCATGACCTCGGGCAGTAAGTAGCGATGGCGGCTGATACGCTGGCCCTGCTTCTTACCGTCCACTTCCGTCTCCACCCATTCGCTGTAGGGCACCACAATCAGCGGGCCAAGGATCTTCTGCGATCGGCTGGTGCTGTCGCTCACTTTATCAATCACACTCTGCCGATAGCCGCTGCGCTCATAGATAACATTCAGCAACATCTCTTTCGGGATCATCATCAACAAAATTAAGCCCAACAGTGTGGCTATTTTCCAAAACAGAACAGATTTGAACATGGCTTGCGCTCCTTGTAAGGTCAGGAGAGCAGCTTAAGAGAGTGAAGTGAAAGGAGAATGAGGCTATGTGAAGTGAAAGTGAAGTCAGCGAATCAGGCGCTATCGAGTGGCAATATCAAGCGGGCGCGTACCCCTTGTGGCTGGCGGTTTTCCAGCGAAATGGCCCCTTGATGAATAGCGGCGACTTCGCGCACAAAATTCAGCCCCAGCCCGGTACTTTTAGGGCTATTGGCTCTGGGCAGCGAGTAAAAACGGTCGAAAATCTTCTCTTGGGCATAATCAGGAATACCGCTACCACTGTCCTCAACCGTGATCAGATATTCCGTCGTTTGCCGCTCGCCACATAATGTCACGTCACCCCCCACAGGCGTAAAATCCAGTGCATTATCAATTAGATTGCTCAACGCCTGGCTCAGCAACAGAGCATCACCCATTAATATCGCGCTATCGGCACCGATTAGCCGCAAACGAATGCCGCGACTAACCGCCTGTGCTTCTTTGCCGCTGAAGGTCTGCTGCAAGATGTGGCTGACCTCCAATGGGGAGAGTTGCAGGTCTACCCGGCTCTCCAGCCGCGCCTGAATCAGCATTTTATCCACCAATAGCTGGATGCGCGCACTTTGCTGCTCGATATTTAGGAGGAAGCGCTGAGCCATGGCGGGTGGCGGAGACTCGCGCAATAACTCAGCAGCCCCCGTGATGGCCGCCAGCGGGCTTTTCAGTTCATGAGTTAGCGTGTGAACATATTGTTCGATATAGGCTTTACCATCCAATTTCAGCCGCATACTTTCCAGCGCCCGCGCCAAATCATTCAGTTCGCTGCTCCCCATGGCGGGCAGCGCTACTGATTGCCCCTCGGCAACCCGCTCGGCGTAATTGACTAACTTACCAATGGCCCGGTTGATCCACCAGACAAATCCCAAGCCAATCAGCAGTGCAATGCCCAGCAAAATCCCACCGGCTAACAAGATCTTACGTTCACTACGTTTGATAACCGGGGCCATGGAGATATTGGGTTTACCCACACTGAGCACACCAATAATTTTGTTCTCAACTATGACCGGTGCGGCCACATACATCACCGAGCTTTGCTCATCATGGGGGTCGCTGCGGCTACTCCGTGCGCCATACTCACCGCGCAACGTCAGCCAGACGTCATTCCAGCGTGAATAATCCTGCCCCACTGATTTGCCTGATGAATCAAAAATTACTCGCCCGTCGGCATCGGTTAGATAGACCCGATATTCGTTACGATCCTTGCGGATACCTTCAATATTGGCCCCGATGGGGCGCAGATTCAGCGACGCAAAAGCTTGTGCCAGTTGGCCCCCTGCGACTCTATTTTGTAGCATGTCTTGCCGGGCGAACTGTGCCAGCAAGGTCGCGGTATCCACCAAGGTGCCTTCGGTGGCGCGCCGCACGCCGGGCTTTACTTCCTGCACAAAAATACGAATCACAAAGTAACCGGCAATGGCGACTATCAAAAAGTAACCCAGCAGCAGACGTACGCCGATTTTCATAGGGCACCGATCTTCATAGTAATAAGCTCATGGGGGCGGACTCATCATCGGCAAGTTAGGGCTGATACGTCAGGCTATAGCCCAAGCCGCGATGAGTGCGGATCGGCGACTCTTCATCGTAGGTCATGCGCAGCTTTGAGCGCAGAGTTTTGATGTGAGTGTCGACAGTGCGATCCTGGCTCTCCTCCGCCTGCGCCCAGACAATATCCATCAGTTGTTGGCGTGAGAATATGCGCTCAGGTGCCAGCAATAAGGTTTTTAGCAGCAGATATTCATAGCGCGTTAGCCATAAAACTTGTTGATGATAGGTCACGCGCGCGCTGGCTTCATTTAGGGTGAAATGGCCAAATTGGTGTAGCGCGGCAGGTATCGAGAGCGTTTGTGACTTCTGTAAGCGCCGTAAGACGGTACGAACTCTGGCGCTCACTTCGCGGGGCGAGAAGGGCTTAGCAATATAGTCGTCAGCACCAATTTCCAGACCGACAATCCGGTCCAGCTCTTCGCTACGAGCCGTCAAAAAAACCACTGGCAGTTCCGGCATCTGTACCAATAGACGGCGGCAGAGCTCAAAACCGTTGATATCAGGCAAGCCAACATCGACGATCGCCAGTGCCGGCGGCCCGTTAGCCAGTGCCGCCAGCGCCGGCTCCCCCCGGTCAAACCACCGGAGGGTAAAACCTTCGCTTTCCAATGTATAAATCAGCGTGTCGGCGATGCTCGGCTCATCTTCCACCAGCCAAATCAAAGGCTTCATCGATTCAAACCCTCATCAGCATCAAAGGAGTGGCGCAGTAGCAGGCAGAGTTGCCGCCACTCATCTTCTGACATGCTATCAGCCGCCAGCCATAAACGCTTATGGATAGCGTGGTTACTCGCCTGTTTTAAGCTCAACAACACCCCATAGCGGGTGATCCAGGGCTGCTTAACGACCATCCATTCGAGCCTTTTCCATAGCACCAGATTGCCGGGTTTAAGCCTGATTTCACCCTGACAGGAGGTGATGTTTTTCTGGCTGCGGATACACTCAAACACCACCAGTGTCAGCAATACTAACCATAGTGCGGTATAGCCCTGGGGCCAGGGCGCGACCAAGGTGAGTATCACCAAAACACCGTGCGTCAATAACGAGAAAAGTTGAGTGTGCCAGGATACCCGCAGGTCACATCGCCACTGGGCCACGGGCTTTATTTCGTGCTTGAATCAATTTGACCATCTGACGCAGCTCGCTATCCTGCGGCTCCCCATGATTCATCAGCCAGTTAAATAAATCTGGGTCATCGCACTCAAGTAAACGAATAAAAACCTGCTTCTCATTATCACTCAAGCCATCATATTCATATTCGAAAAACGGCATGATAGAGATATCCAGTTCACGCATACCACGGCGGCACGCCCAGTGAATACGGGCTTTATTATCGATTTCCATGTCCTGATTGACTCCTCAAAGAAAGGATGCTGATAGGTTAAAGGCGCTATAGTGCTGTTTTTTCAACTATATCCAGCACTGCGCCACAAAATCTGCGGCTATTGTACCTCAGATAGGGGGAGTGCGGAGATTGGATAATAGTGGTAAATCCGTAGAATAACCGCTTGCAAAGCTACCCGGCTATTTTACCATTAGGGCATAAGCCCACAGCACCCACCTCATTGGCAGGTACTTTTCAATTTGCAGGTACAGCATGACATATAATACTCCGTTCGCTGCACAACCGCCGGTCGCCTCCTCCGAGCTGCCGTTAACGCTGATCTCACTTGAGGATTGGGCACTGGTAACCTTAACCGGCGCTGATCGAGTCAAATATCTGCAAGGGCAAGTGACCGCAGATATTGATGCCCTGCCCGCTGATCAACATATTCTATGCGCCCATTGTGATGCCAAAGGGAAGATGTGGAGCAACCTACGGCTGTTTTACCGTGGTGAGGGGTTGGCGTTTATTGAACGCCGCAGCCTGCTTGATAACCAGCTAAGTGAGCTGAAAAAATACGCGGTGTTCTCTAAAGTGGTGATTACCGCACAACCCGAGGCGGTATTGTTGGGGATCGCCGGCGCACAGGCCAGAGCTGCGCTGGCCGAGCTGTTTGCCGAACTACCCGATGCCGAGCATCCGGTGCTCCAGCAAGGGAGTAGCACACTGCTGCACTTCTCACTGCCTGCCGAACGTTTTCTGTTGGTGACGGACACAGAACAGGCACAGCAACTGATTGATAAACTGGCTGATAGTGCGCAGCTTAACAACAGCCAGCAATGGTTGGCGTTGGATATCGAAGCAGGCTTCCCGATCATTGATGCGGATACCAGCGCACAATTTATACCTCAAGCCACGAACATTCAGGCGCTAAATGGCATTAGCTTCAGTAAAGGGTGTTACACCGGGCAGGAGATGGTCGCCAGAGCAAAATACCGTGGTGCCAACAAACGTGCGCTGTACTGGCTCGCGGGTCAGGCCAGCCGCGTGCCGGCAGCCGGTGAAGATTTAGAGTGGCAGTTGGGTGAGAACTGGCGTCGTACCGGTAGCGTGCTGGCAGCAATTCAGCTCAGTGATGGTAAGGTGTGGGTTCAAGCGGTACTGAATAACGATCTGGCGGCAGAGAGTGTGTTGCGGGTGCGTGATGATGCAGATAGCGTGCTTTCTATTCAGCCGCTACCTTATTCGCTGGCCGAAGATAAGTAATATTGATATGCCTATATTGAGGTCGGTTATCTGGCCTCAATATTATCTATATTTATCAAAATATTATCTGGAGGAGTCAGACGTACAAATAGATCGCCATAAAGTGGCAGACACTGCCGCCTAATACAAAACCGTGCCAGATAGCGTGACCGAAGCGGATGCGTTTCGAGGCGTAGAAAATCACCCCTATGGTGTACAGCAAACCGCCGATCGCCAGTAGCGCCAGCCCGCCAATCTCAAGCTTCACCGCCA comes from Yersinia bercovieri ATCC 43970 and encodes:
- the prfB gene encoding peptide chain release factor 2 (programmed frameshift), with translation MFEINPVKNRIQDLSDRTAVLRGYLDYDAKKERLEEVNAELEQPDVWNEPERAQALGKERSALEEIVTTIDQLDQGMEDVTGLLELAIEADDEETFNEAVAELDILDGKLGQLEFRRMFSGEYDSANCYLDLQAGSGGTEAQDWASMLLRMYLRWAESKGFKTEIIEESDGDVAGLKSATIKIIGEYAFGWLRTETGVHRLVRKSPFDSGGRRHTSFSSAFVYPEVDDDIDIEINPADLRIDVYRASGAGGQHVNKTESAVRITHIPTNIVTQCQNDRSQHKNKDQAMKQLKAKLYEFEMQKKNADKQVLEDNKSDIGWGSQIRSYVLDDSRIKDLRTGVETRNTQAVLDGDLDKFIEASLKAGL
- the recJ gene encoding single-stranded-DNA-specific exonuclease RecJ; translated protein: MTLKTQLRRREAADDSHLPPQLHPLLRRLYASRGVKSAEELERGVKGLLAWQQLDGIDAGVTLLQQALAERRRIVIVGDFDADGATSTALAVLALRSMGGSNIDYLVPNRFEDGYGLSPEVVEQVAARGAELIVTVDNGISSHAGVELAHAKGIQVLVTDHHLPGETLPAAEAIINPNLAGCDFLSKSLAGVGVTFYLMLALRARLRDSGWFEQRALAIPNLAELLDLVALGTVADVVPLDANNRILVHQGLSRIRAGKCRPGIRALLEVANRDARQLAANDLGFSLGPRLNAAGRLDDMSIGVALLLSDDIAQARALAIDLDTLNQTRREIEQGMQVEALQLCDQLERTSTELPYGIAMYHPEWHQGVVGILASRIKERFHRPVIAFAPAGDGLLKGSGRSVAGLHMRDALERLDTLNPGLILKFGGHAMAAGLSLEQDKFDQFRQCFADLVGEWMDASQLEGVIWSDGELKGGDLSIETAELLRDGGPWGQSFPEPIFDGKFRILQQRLVGERHLKLMIEPLNGGPLLDGIAFNIDTTLWPDSSVREVKLAYKLDINEYRGNRSVQLLIQHLWPY
- the dsbC gene encoding bifunctional protein-disulfide isomerase/oxidoreductase DsbC; amino-acid sequence: MKKSLLLLPMLIAALTGLAHADDTAIQQTLKKLDIQQADIQPSPIPGLSTVMTESGVLYISADGKHLLQGPLYDVSGSQPVNVTNQSLVKRLNALSGEMIVYKAPQEKHVVTVFTDITCGYCHKLHEQMKEYNALGITVRYLAFPRQGLSSQAEKDMRSIWCMADRNKAFDDAMKGTEISPATCKTDISKHYQLGVQFGIQGTPAIVLQNGTVVPGYMEPKEMLQMLNKHQASAKAAG
- the xerD gene encoding site-specific tyrosine recombinase XerD; the encoded protein is MQQQNNPLIEQFLDALWLERNLAENTLASYRLDLHALTGWLDHHGSDLLRAGSQELQSFLAERIEGGYKATSSARLLSAMRRLFQYLYREKLRDDDPTAILSSPKLPQRLPKDLSEAQVDTLLNSPNVDIPLELRDKAMLEVLYATGLRVSELVGLTISDVSLRQGVVRVIGKGNKERLVPLGEEAVYWIENYMDHGRPWLINGQSLDVLFPSNRSQQMTRQTFWHRIKHYAILAGIDSERLSPHVLRHAFATHLLNHGADLRVVQMLLGHSDLSTTQIYTHVATERLKQLHQQHHPRA
- the fldB gene encoding flavodoxin FldB translates to MKIGLFYGSSTCYTEMVAEKIRDILGEDLVDLHNLKDVSPRLMEEYSILILGIPTWDFGELQEDWEAIWPQLTALNLKGKIVAMYGMGDQFGYSEWFLDALGMLYHHIAPLGVKFIGFWPTAGFEFTSPKPLSTDGEHFVGLALDEVNQYDLSDARIEQWCEQILLEMDALL
- the tnpA gene encoding IS200/IS605-like element IS1541B family transposase — its product is MRDEKSLAHTRWNCKYHIVFAPKYRRQVFYGEKRKAIGSILRKLCEWKNVNILEAECCVDHIHMLLEIPPKMSVSGFMGYLKGKSSLMLYEQFGDLKFKYRNREFWCRGYYVDTVGKNTARIQEYIKHQLEEDKMGEQLSIPYPGSPFTGRK
- the creD gene encoding cell envelope integrity protein CreD encodes the protein MFKSVLFWKIATLLGLILLMMIPKEMLLNVIYERSGYRQSVIDKVSDSTSRSQKILGPLIVVPYSEWVETEVDGKKQGQRISRHRYLLPEVMTVKGAPNVEVRQLGIYKAQVYQGELYFHGQFEPSSLDDLDREGVIIGAPSLVLALSDSRGIQQISPLTLGREKINFEPGAFLGRAAQGVHVPLTRAQIQQGKFDIDFKLTLMGTNSLSVVPVGRSSELTLQSNWPHPNFVGEFLPMQRKVDENGFRAHWSSNWLANSMNINFASDGALFDINELPAFTTSLIEPVDHYQLTERAIKYAILFIGLTFFSFFLFESLTSLRVHPIQYLLVGAALVLFYLMLLAFSEHLGFTLAYIIASLSCSALIAIYLSAVLGGWLRGLLFAGGLLLLYGVLFGLLQSEDNALLLGAGLLFIVLAAVMVLTRRLDWYQVASPQRFTGAKNSESTNTEAEVKAEEMSIEATPAGGSSQDKFRLWK
- the creC gene encoding two-component system sensor histidine kinase CreC; protein product: MKIGVRLLLGYFLIVAIAGYFVIRIFVQEVKPGVRRATEGTLVDTATLLAQFARQDMLQNRVAGGQLAQAFASLNLRPIGANIEGIRKDRNEYRVYLTDADGRVIFDSSGKSVGQDYSRWNDVWLTLRGEYGARSSRSDPHDEQSSVMYVAAPVIVENKIIGVLSVGKPNISMAPVIKRSERKILLAGGILLGIALLIGLGFVWWINRAIGKLVNYAERVAEGQSVALPAMGSSELNDLARALESMRLKLDGKAYIEQYVHTLTHELKSPLAAITGAAELLRESPPPAMAQRFLLNIEQQSARIQLLVDKMLIQARLESRVDLQLSPLEVSHILQQTFSGKEAQAVSRGIRLRLIGADSAILMGDALLLSQALSNLIDNALDFTPVGGDVTLCGERQTTEYLITVEDSGSGIPDYAQEKIFDRFYSLPRANSPKSTGLGLNFVREVAAIHQGAISLENRQPQGVRARLILPLDSA